In Plasmodium yoelii strain 17X genome assembly, chromosome: 6, one DNA window encodes the following:
- a CDS encoding PIR protein, with protein sequence MNKEVCKKFQELRDLLPDYLNAKFSYEFTNGKAFEEYCTGYKCDDDTGKINAGCLYLFDAFFKNSANFVSVAKSNINIVEYIMIWLSYMLNFIRTDENESIYPFYNYIICSDEKYNDKINDVNAYENYKDLIDKKENLMSISIIDMSNFYDAFILLCDMYIEHEKNPSCDNYLNNAKKFVEMYDELNEDYYNGEGSPYNQLLSTLSDDYCNLKKKYNSLGCNNSPSLPTYSRKFVIKRTLIPIAFMIVALSIFLGIEYKYSSLGFRKRSQKQCLREKIKNIMKKMIH encoded by the exons atgaataaggaagtg TGTAAAAAGTTCCAGGAACTAAGGGATTTGCTTCCCGATTATTTGAACGCTAAATTTAGCTATGAATTTACAAATGGGAAAGCTTTCGAAGAGTACTGTACTGGTTATAAATGTGATGATGATACCGGTaaaattaatgctggatgtttatatttgtttgatgCATTCTTTAAGAATTCTGCTAATTTTGTATCTGTTGCAAAAAGCAacatcaatattgttgaatacattatgatatggttaagttatatgttaaacttTATCAGAACTGATGAAAACGAAAGTATATAccctttttataattatattatatgtagtGATGAgaaatataatgataaaataaatgatgttAATGCTTATGAGAattataaggatcttatagataaaaaagaaaatttgaTGAGTATTAGTATTATAGATAtgtctaatttttatgatgcatttatattattatgtgacaTGTATATTGAGCATGAAAAAAACCCAAGTTGcgataattatttaaataatgctAAAAAGTTTGTTGAAATGTATGATGAGCTTAATGAAGATTATTATAATGGTGAAGGCAGCCCCTATAATCAATTATTATCTACATTATCAGATGATTAttgtaatttaaaaaaaaaatataatagtcTTGGATGCAATAATTCTCCATCACTTCCAACATATTCACGAAAATTCGTAATAAAAAGGACACTAATTCCAATTGCATTTATGATTGTTGCATTATCAATTTTCTTGGGAATTGaatataag tattcgtcacttggatttcggaaacgatctcaaaaacaatgtttaagagaaaaaataaaaaatataatgaagaaaatgattcattaa